One stretch of Gemmatimonadales bacterium DNA includes these proteins:
- the mraY gene encoding phospho-N-acetylmuramoyl-pentapeptide-transferase — protein sequence MLYHLFAPLGKTHLLFNLFTYISFRAAGAMVTALIIAFAVGPWIIGRLRALKVGQVIRAEGPANHQVKRGTPTMGGVIIIAATVIPTLLWAQLDNRFIEVTVVAMLWTGAIGFVDDYLKVVEGRSRGLVAKWKLVAQVSFGVTLGVMLLVWPVVSPATMPASSTTVPFFKYLVVVFVPAVFVIFVAGVVTGFSNAVNLTDGLDGLATGLSLISAAGFALFAYVLGRVDATTYFNLFYLPGAGELAIFCAALMGGCLGFLWFNAYPAQVFMGDTGSLAIGGAFGTVAILLKSEFLLVIIGGVFVAEAVSVMLQTGTYKYFKRTRGREYADAHRVFRMAPLHHHFEKLGWKESTVVVRFWILGIFCALVALTTLKLR from the coding sequence ATGCTCTATCATCTGTTTGCCCCGCTCGGGAAAACACATCTCCTCTTCAACCTCTTCACGTACATCTCGTTCCGCGCCGCCGGAGCGATGGTGACGGCGCTGATCATCGCCTTTGCCGTGGGGCCATGGATCATCGGCCGGTTGCGAGCGCTCAAGGTCGGGCAGGTGATTCGTGCCGAAGGGCCGGCCAACCACCAGGTCAAACGCGGCACGCCGACGATGGGCGGGGTGATCATCATCGCGGCCACGGTGATCCCGACGCTCCTCTGGGCGCAACTCGACAACCGGTTCATCGAAGTCACCGTCGTCGCCATGCTGTGGACTGGCGCGATCGGATTCGTCGACGACTACCTCAAGGTCGTGGAAGGACGATCGCGCGGCCTGGTCGCCAAGTGGAAGCTGGTGGCGCAGGTTTCCTTCGGCGTGACCCTCGGCGTGATGCTCCTGGTCTGGCCGGTCGTCTCACCGGCGACGATGCCGGCATCCTCGACCACCGTGCCGTTCTTCAAGTACCTCGTGGTCGTGTTCGTGCCGGCGGTCTTCGTGATCTTCGTCGCCGGCGTTGTCACCGGGTTCTCCAACGCCGTCAACCTGACCGACGGCCTCGACGGTCTCGCGACCGGCCTGTCGCTGATTTCGGCGGCCGGCTTCGCGCTCTTCGCCTACGTCCTCGGCCGCGTCGACGCCACCACGTATTTCAATCTCTTCTACCTTCCCGGCGCCGGCGAACTGGCGATCTTCTGCGCCGCGCTGATGGGCGGCTGCCTGGGATTCCTCTGGTTCAACGCCTATCCGGCGCAGGTGTTCATGGGTGACACCGGCAGCCTCGCCATCGGCGGCGCGTTCGGCACCGTGGCGATTCTCCTCAAGTCGGAGTTCCTGCTGGTGATCATCGGCGGCGTGTTCGTCGCCGAAGCGGTGTCGGTGATGCTCCAGACCGGCACCTACAAGTATTTCAAGCGGACTCGGGGCCGGGAGTACGCCGACGCGCATCGCGTCTTCCGCATGGCACCGCTGCATCATCACTTCGAGAAGCTCGGCTGGAAGGAATCGACCGTCGTCGTACGGTTCTGGATCCTGGGAATCTTCTGCGCGCTCGTGGCGCTGACCACGCTCAAGCTGCGATGA
- a CDS encoding UDP-N-acetylmuramoyl-L-alanyl-D-glutamate--2,6-diaminopimelate ligase, whose protein sequence is MKLSELVRALRSHDLVAREPAADVEIRAIDVDSRAVAPGTLFIAIRGSVSDGHRFISQALAGGASALIAENAVDAQVPVIVVRDGKRAAQVVAEVWYGFPARSLDIVAITGTNGKTTTTAIMRHLLNVAGDAGSIGTLGAFDGAGDMVASSAGALTTPGPLDLQATFRGLLDHGVRHVAMEASSHALDQRRLDGISFSAGVFTNLTREHLDYHGTMQQYHAAKLRLADLVASDGVLSINADDPAWTPLATDRRAISWGTAPASDVTVADQIFTSAGSTFTIGGRFGIREVTVPFLGEFNVANAVGAAVAALGCGLPVDTVVDRLASAPQVPGRMERLADAPFVVLRDYMHTPDAYERVMGMLRPLVPGKFFVLFGCGGDRDKGKRPIMGRLAAQMADRVIITSDNPRHEDPEQIMDDIVAEMPRDSYDRISDREEAIAHVLRIARPGDTVLLAGKGHETYQIEGDVKRHFDEREIVQALLR, encoded by the coding sequence GTGAAACTGTCCGAACTGGTTCGCGCCCTCCGCAGTCACGACCTCGTCGCGCGCGAGCCCGCGGCCGATGTCGAAATCCGGGCGATCGACGTCGATTCGCGCGCCGTGGCGCCGGGGACGCTGTTCATCGCAATCCGCGGGTCCGTCTCCGATGGCCACCGCTTCATCTCGCAAGCGCTCGCCGGCGGGGCGTCGGCGCTGATCGCCGAGAACGCGGTCGATGCCCAGGTGCCGGTCATCGTTGTCCGCGACGGCAAGCGCGCGGCGCAGGTCGTGGCCGAAGTCTGGTACGGCTTTCCTGCACGAAGTCTCGACATCGTGGCGATCACCGGAACCAACGGGAAGACGACCACCACCGCGATCATGCGCCACCTGCTCAACGTCGCCGGTGATGCAGGAAGTATCGGAACGCTCGGCGCCTTCGACGGGGCAGGGGATATGGTTGCGTCGTCGGCCGGTGCACTGACGACCCCGGGACCACTCGATCTCCAGGCGACCTTTCGCGGTCTCCTTGATCACGGCGTCCGCCATGTCGCGATGGAAGCGTCGTCGCACGCGCTCGACCAGCGGCGGCTCGACGGCATCTCCTTCAGCGCGGGAGTCTTCACCAACCTCACGCGCGAACATCTCGACTACCATGGGACGATGCAGCAGTATCACGCGGCAAAGCTCCGTCTTGCCGATCTCGTCGCCTCCGACGGCGTGCTGTCGATCAACGCCGACGATCCCGCGTGGACGCCGCTCGCGACCGACCGGCGGGCGATCAGCTGGGGGACCGCGCCGGCCAGCGACGTGACGGTCGCAGATCAGATCTTCACGTCCGCTGGTTCGACGTTCACCATCGGCGGGCGGTTCGGGATTCGCGAGGTCACGGTGCCGTTCCTCGGCGAATTCAACGTCGCCAACGCGGTCGGCGCGGCCGTCGCCGCCCTCGGCTGCGGGCTGCCGGTCGACACCGTGGTCGACCGGCTCGCATCGGCACCACAGGTCCCCGGACGAATGGAACGGCTCGCCGACGCGCCGTTCGTCGTACTCCGCGATTACATGCACACTCCCGATGCCTATGAGCGGGTCATGGGGATGCTCCGCCCGCTCGTGCCGGGGAAGTTCTTCGTGCTGTTCGGTTGTGGTGGCGATCGCGACAAGGGAAAGCGGCCGATCATGGGGCGCCTCGCCGCGCAGATGGCCGACCGCGTCATCATCACTTCCGACAACCCGCGACACGAAGATCCCGAGCAGATCATGGACGACATCGTGGCAGAGATGCCGCGCGACTCGTACGACCGCATCTCGGATCGCGAGGAAGCGATTGCGCACGTCCTGCGAATCGCGCGCCCGGGCGATACCGTTCTCCTCGCCGGCAAGGGTCATGAGACATATCAGATCGAAGGCGACGTCAAACGCCACTTCGACGAACGGGAAATCGTGCAGGCGCTGCTCCGATGA
- the murF gene encoding UDP-N-acetylmuramoyl-tripeptide--D-alanyl-D-alanine ligase, with protein MTWRLDDGWVRRALSLPGHKAIGYNAIVTDSRTLGPDSLFVALAGERFDAHDFLAQARDAGATGAVVRAGTPPVPGLELYHVADTLRALGDLAALRRKSFAAPVIAITGQNGKTSTKEMVGAVMGTRWKTHRTRANLNNLVGVPMTILEAPPGTEALVVEAGANLPGEIPRYREIIDPDIAIVLNAGAGHLEGFGSVEGVIREKLSLARDVPLAIIGTTPPSLAPRGRALARRVITAGLDGADAGPSSVTMMPDGRPRVTVDDVTFTLAARGRHQAGNAMFAWTIVRELGLDHQAAARALEQFTVPGGRGEWSQHGELTVINDGYNANPQSFATAMALASELRTGRRLVFVAGSMRELGEHSVTLHHEVAVALADLAPDVLALVGDFVDAFAPVRDHFRGELLTAPDADAMAPLLANSLRGDELVILKGSRGVTLERILPAILARAATTP; from the coding sequence ATGACGTGGCGCTTGGACGACGGCTGGGTTCGCCGCGCGCTGTCACTCCCCGGGCACAAGGCGATCGGATACAACGCGATCGTCACCGACAGCCGCACCCTCGGTCCCGATTCGCTGTTCGTGGCGCTTGCCGGCGAACGATTCGACGCGCACGACTTTCTGGCGCAGGCGCGCGATGCCGGCGCCACGGGCGCCGTGGTTCGCGCGGGGACGCCGCCGGTCCCGGGACTGGAGCTCTATCACGTCGCCGACACCCTGCGCGCCCTCGGCGATCTGGCCGCGCTGCGTCGGAAGAGCTTCGCCGCGCCGGTGATTGCGATCACCGGGCAGAACGGCAAGACATCGACCAAGGAGATGGTCGGAGCCGTGATGGGGACGCGCTGGAAGACGCACCGGACCCGCGCCAACCTCAACAACCTGGTCGGCGTCCCGATGACCATCCTCGAAGCGCCGCCCGGCACTGAAGCGCTTGTCGTCGAGGCAGGGGCGAATCTCCCCGGCGAGATTCCGCGGTACCGGGAGATCATCGACCCCGACATCGCGATCGTACTGAATGCCGGCGCGGGACATCTCGAAGGGTTCGGGTCAGTGGAAGGAGTGATCCGCGAGAAACTCTCGCTCGCGCGCGACGTTCCGCTGGCGATCATCGGGACGACCCCGCCATCGCTCGCCCCGCGAGGGCGCGCGCTTGCCCGCCGGGTGATCACTGCGGGGCTGGACGGCGCCGACGCGGGCCCGTCGAGCGTCACGATGATGCCCGACGGTCGCCCTCGCGTGACAGTCGACGACGTGACCTTCACCCTCGCGGCACGCGGCCGCCATCAGGCCGGCAACGCGATGTTCGCCTGGACGATCGTGCGGGAGCTTGGCCTCGATCACCAGGCGGCGGCGCGCGCGCTGGAACAGTTCACCGTCCCCGGCGGCCGAGGCGAATGGTCGCAACACGGCGAGCTCACCGTCATCAACGACGGATACAACGCCAACCCCCAGTCGTTCGCCACGGCGATGGCGCTCGCATCCGAACTCCGCACCGGCCGGCGCCTCGTCTTCGTGGCCGGGAGCATGCGCGAACTCGGCGAGCACTCGGTGACGCTGCATCACGAAGTGGCCGTAGCACTCGCCGATCTCGCCCCCGACGTGTTGGCGCTGGTGGGAGACTTCGTCGACGCGTTTGCGCCGGTTCGTGATCACTTCCGCGGCGAACTCCTCACCGCTCCCGACGCCGATGCGATGGCCCCACTCCTGGCGAATTCCCTCCGCGGGGACGAGCTCGTGATCCTCAAGGGTTCACGCGGCGTCACTCTGGAGCGTATTCTTCCCGCGATCCTGGCTCGCGCGGCCACGACACCCTGA
- a CDS encoding UDP-N-acetylglucosamine--N-acetylmuramyl-(pentapeptide) pyrophosphoryl-undecaprenol N-acetylglucosamine transferase, which yields MTTILLAGGGTGGHLMPALAVAAATRRLHPEWECVFVGAERGIEASVLPERHLRHHLLPFHPLYRRQWWKNVRWPFLLPALNRGIDAVLDLEQPAVVVGTGGYVSAPVLRRAARRGIPTGILELDVRPGLATRLVAGRARDVWLAAPEAFDALPRSARDHATTTGAPIEVPDPARRAAAVRRFGIRGGRPVVVVTGGSQGALAVNRAIAQWIASGGASGVQLIWATGRGTHPEFAALHDPPNVHVIPFIDPMADAWAVADLAIARAGMMTLAELCAWGIPSILVPLPTAAADHQTHNALAMQRAGAAVTVPQHDLPGGGLIAAVTTLLADPGRRGEIAAAARERGRPHAAEVIALRVSALARSA from the coding sequence GTGACGACGATTCTTCTGGCGGGGGGCGGGACCGGCGGTCACCTGATGCCGGCGCTCGCGGTCGCCGCCGCGACACGCAGGCTGCATCCGGAATGGGAATGCGTCTTTGTCGGGGCGGAGCGGGGGATCGAAGCGTCGGTCCTTCCGGAGCGACACCTGCGTCACCATCTGCTGCCGTTCCACCCGCTGTATCGGCGCCAATGGTGGAAGAATGTCCGATGGCCATTCCTCCTCCCCGCCCTCAATCGCGGGATCGACGCCGTCCTCGATCTGGAGCAGCCCGCAGTGGTGGTCGGCACCGGCGGCTACGTGAGTGCGCCGGTGCTGCGTCGCGCCGCCCGTCGCGGGATTCCGACCGGCATCCTCGAACTCGATGTGCGGCCCGGGCTCGCGACTCGCCTCGTCGCGGGACGGGCGCGTGACGTCTGGCTCGCTGCCCCCGAGGCATTCGACGCACTGCCGCGATCGGCGCGCGATCACGCCACAACAACCGGTGCACCGATCGAGGTCCCGGATCCTGCGCGCCGCGCCGCCGCCGTGCGGCGTTTCGGCATCCGCGGCGGGCGGCCGGTGGTCGTCGTCACCGGCGGATCACAGGGCGCGCTGGCGGTCAATCGGGCGATCGCGCAATGGATAGCGAGCGGCGGCGCCAGCGGGGTGCAGCTGATCTGGGCCACCGGCCGCGGCACGCATCCGGAGTTCGCCGCGCTCCACGACCCGCCCAACGTTCACGTGATTCCCTTCATCGATCCGATGGCAGACGCGTGGGCCGTCGCCGATCTCGCGATTGCGCGCGCGGGGATGATGACGCTCGCGGAATTGTGCGCGTGGGGGATTCCGTCGATTCTGGTGCCACTGCCGACCGCGGCCGCCGATCACCAGACCCACAATGCGCTCGCGATGCAGCGCGCCGGTGCCGCGGTCACGGTCCCGCAGCACGACCTTCCCGGTGGGGGATTGATTGCCGCCGTCACCACGCTCCTGGCTGATCCCGGTCGCCGGGGAGAGATCGCAGCTGCTGCGCGCGAGCGCGGTCGCCCGCACGCGGCCGAAGTGATCGCGCTGCGGGTCAGCGCGCTGGCGCGTTCGGCGTAA
- a CDS encoding penicillin-binding transpeptidase domain-containing protein: MAKPAARILVLEAMLGAATLLVLGRSFQVQVLQHATWHARASKRRSGDWIVAPRRGRILDRHGHPLAVTGEQYRVSIALDQVRDTAGLRTHLIRDLNLPAARVDAAFRNDYPYFNGPFSAEAIEPIRSIRGVSLQVVYRRIYPMETLADRILGRLDDNGTSGIEGMEKALDTLLQGRPGKTHYLLDAKGNRLEAPGPPAIAPVAGDDVYLTIDANLQAIAEGALRHAIDTSRARGGDVVIMAVRTGEFLAVASVRTDTVSGKQVSTSSAFVEPNEPGSTSKLFTIAALLRANRDTTPVNGEDGDWRMPIGRTTRRIQDEHKLHGPVTLGETVRFSSNIAISQFAMRLTPAEQYETIRDFGFGAAPATGFPGEAPGLLQRPSLWANREYTQPSLGQGYEWEATAAQLAAGYGVIANHGVVMAPALISEVRNDRGAVLWRHRLDTLRHAVPEGVARQLMAYLEMVTDSGGTGEKAQLVRYAVPGKTGTAKTKDHGYRGSFAGIFPGDNPQVVIYVMIDHPQGVFFGSDVAAPAVRSIILQALASSESLFDRSRLTAHVNIAESRPVAAESVSTQTVTLPVRPAVPPSDRMAVPAIAGLNLRAAVVALQRAGFEVRLVGRARVRSTVPAVGDSLPHGATVTLYADSSL; encoded by the coding sequence ATGGCGAAACCCGCCGCGCGGATCCTCGTGCTCGAAGCGATGCTCGGTGCAGCGACGTTGCTCGTCCTCGGGCGCAGCTTTCAGGTGCAGGTACTGCAGCACGCCACCTGGCATGCGCGCGCCAGCAAGCGACGGAGTGGTGACTGGATCGTCGCGCCGCGCCGTGGACGGATTCTCGATCGACACGGACATCCGCTTGCGGTGACGGGCGAGCAATACCGCGTCTCCATCGCCCTCGATCAGGTCCGTGATACCGCGGGCCTGCGCACCCATCTCATCCGCGATCTCAATCTTCCGGCCGCCCGGGTCGACGCCGCCTTCCGCAACGACTATCCCTATTTCAACGGCCCGTTCAGCGCCGAGGCGATCGAGCCGATCCGCTCGATCCGCGGCGTGTCGCTTCAGGTGGTGTACCGCCGGATCTATCCGATGGAAACGCTCGCCGACCGGATCCTCGGCCGGCTCGACGACAACGGGACCAGCGGCATCGAAGGGATGGAGAAGGCGCTCGACACGCTGCTGCAGGGTCGGCCAGGGAAGACGCACTACCTCCTCGATGCCAAGGGAAACCGCCTCGAAGCGCCGGGGCCGCCGGCGATCGCACCGGTGGCCGGCGACGACGTCTATCTCACGATCGACGCGAACCTCCAGGCGATCGCCGAGGGTGCGTTGCGTCATGCGATCGACACCAGCCGCGCGCGCGGCGGCGACGTGGTCATCATGGCCGTTCGAACCGGCGAGTTTCTCGCGGTGGCATCGGTGCGAACCGACACCGTGTCGGGGAAGCAAGTCTCGACGTCGTCTGCATTCGTGGAACCGAACGAACCGGGCTCGACATCCAAACTCTTCACCATCGCTGCGCTGCTGCGCGCCAACCGCGACACCACGCCGGTCAACGGCGAAGATGGCGACTGGCGCATGCCGATCGGCCGCACCACGCGTCGCATCCAGGACGAACACAAATTGCACGGCCCCGTCACCCTCGGCGAAACCGTTCGCTTTTCGAGCAACATCGCGATCTCCCAGTTCGCGATGCGACTCACACCGGCCGAGCAGTACGAGACGATCCGGGATTTCGGGTTCGGCGCCGCGCCGGCGACCGGATTTCCCGGCGAAGCGCCCGGGCTCTTGCAGCGACCGTCGCTCTGGGCCAATCGGGAGTACACCCAGCCGTCACTCGGCCAGGGATACGAATGGGAAGCGACCGCGGCGCAACTTGCGGCGGGGTACGGTGTCATCGCCAATCACGGCGTGGTGATGGCTCCGGCGCTGATTTCCGAAGTGCGGAACGACCGTGGCGCGGTGCTCTGGCGGCATCGTCTCGACACCTTGCGGCACGCGGTACCGGAAGGCGTCGCCCGGCAACTGATGGCATATCTGGAGATGGTGACCGATAGCGGCGGCACCGGGGAGAAGGCGCAGCTGGTGCGCTACGCCGTGCCGGGAAAGACGGGGACCGCCAAGACCAAGGACCACGGCTATCGCGGCTCGTTCGCGGGGATCTTTCCGGGAGACAATCCGCAGGTGGTGATTTACGTGATGATCGATCATCCCCAGGGCGTCTTTTTCGGCAGTGACGTGGCAGCGCCGGCGGTGCGGTCGATCATCCTGCAAGCGCTGGCATCGTCGGAGTCCCTCTTCGACCGGAGTCGGCTCACGGCGCACGTCAACATCGCCGAATCGCGACCGGTCGCCGCCGAAAGCGTCTCGACGCAGACGGTGACGCTGCCCGTGCGGCCCGCCGTGCCGCCATCCGATCGGATGGCGGTCCCCGCGATTGCCGGATTGAATCTCCGCGCCGCGGTCGTTGCCTTGCAGCGCGCCGGATTCGAAGTCCGCCTCGTCGGCCGCGCACGCGTCCGGTCCACCGTGCCGGCGGTGGGAGATTCGCTGCCTCACGGCGCGACGGTGACCCTCTACGCCGATTCGTCCCTGTGA
- the rsmH gene encoding 16S rRNA (cytosine(1402)-N(4))-methyltransferase RsmH: MPDAPFHVPVLLTPIIERARGARRVVDATLGHGGHAAALLDLGTELLGIDRDPDALATARDRLAGRAVTFLQSPYGSDAAIAAVAAFRPDFILLDLGVSSRQLDDGARGFSFRPGAPLDMRMGPDAATAADWLAETDERDMETALRHYADEPRASRLAREVIRRRANAPFATSDDLVNAIRAVLGPRSGPPDFARIFQGIRIAVNDELGGLARALPAFRSALPTGGTLAVISYHSGEDRLVKQEFRAWEQGCTCPPGLPQCICGKTPFGRAEPRKAIIPLAAEIAANPRARSAKLRFFRIDHAG; the protein is encoded by the coding sequence ATGCCCGACGCGCCCTTTCACGTTCCGGTTCTTCTCACCCCGATCATCGAACGCGCCCGCGGCGCCCGCCGAGTCGTCGACGCCACCCTGGGCCACGGTGGTCACGCCGCGGCACTCCTCGACCTCGGCACCGAACTCCTTGGCATCGATCGCGACCCGGACGCGCTCGCGACGGCGCGCGACCGGCTTGCCGGGCGTGCCGTGACATTCCTCCAGTCGCCGTACGGTTCGGATGCAGCGATCGCGGCTGTCGCGGCCTTCCGCCCCGACTTCATCCTCCTCGACCTCGGCGTTTCCTCGCGCCAGCTCGATGACGGCGCTCGCGGCTTCTCCTTCCGGCCAGGGGCGCCGCTCGACATGCGGATGGGCCCCGACGCCGCGACGGCCGCCGACTGGCTCGCCGAAACCGACGAACGCGACATGGAAACAGCGCTTCGTCACTATGCCGACGAGCCACGCGCATCCCGGCTCGCGCGGGAGGTCATCCGCCGTCGGGCGAACGCTCCATTTGCCACGAGCGATGATCTGGTCAACGCCATCCGCGCCGTCCTCGGCCCCCGTAGCGGTCCTCCGGACTTCGCCCGCATCTTCCAGGGGATCCGCATCGCCGTCAACGACGAACTCGGCGGCCTCGCACGCGCCCTGCCGGCCTTTCGGTCGGCGTTGCCGACCGGCGGTACCCTCGCCGTGATCAGTTATCATTCGGGCGAGGATCGACTGGTCAAGCAGGAGTTCCGCGCTTGGGAGCAGGGGTGTACCTGCCCGCCCGGGCTGCCGCAATGCATCTGCGGCAAGACTCCGTTCGGCCGGGCCGAGCCTCGGAAGGCGATCATCCCGCTCGCGGCGGAGATCGCTGCCAATCCACGCGCACGCAGTGCCAAGCTCCGATTCTTCCGGATTGATCATGCGGGTTAA
- the murD gene encoding UDP-N-acetylmuramoyl-L-alanine--D-glutamate ligase encodes MNRLASWRASGREVSVAGMARSGLAATHLLRANGIAVYLSDQGDTGVLHAAADALAADGGAVVSVDIGRHDLDRVARSAALILSPGIPPESPVVEAAGAAGIPVLAEAQLGLGAMADIPAIVVTGTNGKTTTTAIVEHLLRAGGRRSVAAGNIGHPLSTVALADPLPDWLAVELSSFQLHDAPDLAPAVGVLTNLAPDHLDRYPSLDAYYADKARLFANAGPASIWVTNLDDIDSRRMIRGVPGRHLAFSTLVRADGWFDRDADQLMLAGEPLLARNDLPLLGDHNVANALAAALAVHATGVDRRSIANGLATFRALRHRMEPVREVEGVLWINDSKATNVASTRVAIQAMDRPFILLLGGRHKGEPYTDLVGPLCARGLAVIAYGEAGDLIEQDLSPAIRVVRGTTFEDVVAKARVLAPPGGAVLLSPACSSYDMFDNYEQRGAVFRALVEGM; translated from the coding sequence ATGAACCGTCTCGCGTCATGGCGCGCGTCGGGACGCGAGGTCAGCGTGGCCGGGATGGCGCGGAGCGGCCTGGCGGCGACCCATCTTCTGCGCGCCAACGGGATCGCGGTCTACCTCTCCGATCAGGGAGACACCGGCGTGCTGCACGCCGCGGCGGACGCGCTGGCCGCGGACGGCGGCGCTGTGGTATCCGTTGATATAGGCCGCCACGACCTTGATCGGGTGGCCCGGAGTGCCGCCCTGATCCTCTCGCCGGGGATTCCGCCCGAATCCCCGGTGGTCGAGGCGGCCGGAGCGGCCGGCATTCCGGTGCTCGCGGAGGCGCAACTGGGGCTCGGTGCCATGGCCGACATCCCGGCGATCGTCGTGACCGGCACCAATGGCAAGACGACCACCACCGCCATCGTCGAGCACCTGCTCCGCGCCGGCGGGCGGCGGAGTGTTGCCGCCGGCAATATCGGTCATCCGCTCTCGACGGTCGCGCTGGCCGATCCGCTTCCCGATTGGCTCGCCGTGGAGCTGTCGTCGTTCCAGCTGCACGATGCTCCCGATCTCGCCCCGGCCGTGGGCGTGCTGACCAACCTCGCGCCCGATCATCTCGACCGCTATCCGTCCCTGGATGCGTACTACGCCGACAAGGCGCGGCTCTTCGCCAACGCCGGTCCCGCGTCGATCTGGGTCACCAACCTCGATGATATCGATTCGCGGAGGATGATCCGCGGCGTTCCCGGTCGTCACCTCGCGTTCTCGACGCTGGTGCGCGCCGACGGGTGGTTTGATCGCGACGCGGATCAACTGATGCTCGCGGGCGAGCCGCTCCTGGCGAGGAACGACCTGCCGCTGCTCGGCGACCACAACGTGGCCAACGCGCTGGCGGCGGCGCTCGCCGTTCACGCCACCGGCGTCGACCGCCGATCGATTGCGAACGGGCTGGCGACCTTCCGTGCCTTGCGCCACCGGATGGAACCGGTGCGCGAGGTCGAAGGGGTCCTCTGGATCAACGACTCGAAGGCGACCAACGTCGCGTCGACGCGGGTGGCGATCCAGGCGATGGATCGGCCGTTCATCCTGCTGCTCGGTGGCCGGCACAAGGGCGAGCCGTACACCGATCTCGTCGGGCCGCTCTGTGCGCGCGGTCTTGCCGTGATCGCCTATGGCGAGGCGGGTGACCTGATCGAGCAGGACCTGTCTCCCGCCATTCGCGTGGTGCGCGGAACGACGTTCGAGGATGTGGTGGCGAAGGCGCGGGTGCTCGCGCCGCCGGGGGGAGCGGTGCTCCTGTCGCCTGCCTGTTCGAGTTACGACATGTTCGACAACTACGAGCAGCGCGGGGCGGTCTTTCGCGCGCTCGTGGAGGGGATGTGA
- a CDS encoding FtsW/RodA/SpoVE family cell cycle protein translates to MSTPAVRHPGEYRWETRLLAVTTLLLTAIGIASCYASGTYLAAWYHEASQQAVAALIGGVVFLVVARLDYQIWRRAALPLFLLTLAGLVALAMVGIIWRGRHATGALDGMFPYLNGAHRWIKVGMQVQVSELARFTMAAWVAAFAASLGTKVRNFRDGFAPLMAIIGGVAVLVYLEPSMSMAIVLTVIGLAVIFTAGARVPHLIAVAALASAAVFLVLKFDAVRSKRERSFRTASIQCTVEQTCESLIGFGNGGVIGVGYGRGTQKLGPLPEAYSDFLLSVIGEEWGFLGVAFVALCYVIFCWMGFRIARTAKDPFGTFLAAGLTVAVGVTAFMHAAVVTWLMPPTGLTLPFMSVGRVSLILYLFSAGVLVSIGQRRGRPARAS, encoded by the coding sequence GTGAGCACGCCAGCGGTGCGTCACCCCGGCGAATACCGATGGGAGACCCGTCTCCTCGCGGTGACGACGCTGCTCCTCACTGCGATCGGGATCGCGAGCTGCTATGCCTCGGGAACCTATCTCGCGGCGTGGTATCACGAGGCGTCGCAGCAGGCGGTCGCCGCATTGATCGGCGGGGTCGTCTTCCTGGTTGTGGCCCGGCTCGACTATCAGATCTGGCGCCGCGCAGCGCTGCCGCTCTTTCTCCTCACGCTTGCCGGTCTCGTCGCACTCGCGATGGTGGGAATCATCTGGCGCGGCCGGCATGCAACGGGCGCGCTCGACGGAATGTTTCCCTATCTCAACGGTGCCCATCGGTGGATCAAGGTCGGAATGCAGGTGCAGGTCTCCGAACTGGCGCGGTTCACCATGGCGGCATGGGTCGCCGCATTTGCCGCGTCGCTCGGCACCAAGGTGCGAAATTTCCGGGATGGGTTTGCGCCGCTGATGGCGATCATCGGCGGCGTCGCGGTACTGGTCTACCTCGAGCCGAGCATGTCGATGGCGATCGTCCTCACCGTGATTGGCCTCGCCGTCATCTTCACCGCCGGAGCCCGGGTTCCTCACCTGATCGCGGTCGCGGCACTCGCCAGCGCCGCGGTGTTCCTGGTACTCAAGTTCGATGCGGTCCGGTCGAAGCGTGAACGCTCGTTTCGCACGGCGTCGATCCAGTGCACCGTCGAGCAGACCTGTGAATCGCTGATCGGCTTCGGCAACGGCGGCGTGATCGGTGTGGGCTACGGTCGCGGGACGCAGAAGCTGGGGCCCCTTCCCGAAGCGTATTCCGACTTTCTCCTCTCCGTGATCGGCGAAGAGTGGGGGTTCCTCGGCGTCGCCTTCGTGGCGCTCTGCTATGTCATCTTCTGCTGGATGGGATTCCGGATCGCCCGCACCGCGAAGGATCCATTCGGGACCTTTCTCGCGGCGGGACTCACCGTCGCCGTTGGGGTGACGGCGTTCATGCACGCCGCGGTGGTGACGTGGCTGATGCCGCCAACCGGCCTCACGCTGCCGTTCATGTCGGTCGGTCGCGTCTCGCTGATCCTCTATCTCTTTTCTGCCGGAGTGCTCGTCTCGATCGGCCAGCGGCGCGGCCGTCCCGCTCGCGCGTCGTGA